The following coding sequences lie in one Candidatus Planktophila sulfonica genomic window:
- a CDS encoding CDP-alcohol phosphatidyltransferase family protein, protein MKEQQFKERWSELHGGADTEGVVGGWLSFSYQAARVCVALRITPNLLTFLGLGTAIAMGLSEYAAIALLLLVISLFFDGIDGSVAILRGTESKWGELLDSLADRISEAFWLYMGWRLGIPAWVVITMWTIASTQEYARARLASLGHREIGVVTPTERPVRAIFMAFALIFYIFDIPGTVQLSYAFLALLTFSFLKVMKVASLKLR, encoded by the coding sequence ATGAAAGAGCAGCAGTTTAAAGAGCGCTGGAGCGAACTCCATGGTGGCGCGGATACTGAAGGCGTTGTAGGTGGATGGCTCTCGTTCTCTTATCAAGCAGCGCGTGTTTGTGTAGCTCTTCGCATCACACCTAATCTCTTAACTTTTCTTGGCCTCGGAACAGCGATTGCAATGGGGCTTTCTGAGTACGCAGCCATTGCACTCCTTTTGCTTGTCATCTCACTCTTCTTCGATGGTATCGATGGCAGCGTTGCGATTCTTCGTGGCACTGAAAGCAAATGGGGCGAGCTCCTTGATTCACTCGCCGATCGCATCTCTGAAGCATTCTGGCTTTATATGGGTTGGCGCTTAGGTATTCCTGCTTGGGTCGTCATCACCATGTGGACGATTGCATCAACGCAGGAATATGCCCGAGCACGCCTTGCATCACTTGGTCATCGTGAAATCGGTGTTGTGACTCCAACTGAGCGACCAGTGCGCGCAATCTTTATGGCCTTTGCTTTGATCTTCTACATCTTTGATATTCCAGGAACGGTGCAACTTTCATACGCGTTCTTGGCTCTTCTTACCTTTAGCTTCTTAAAGGTTATGAAGGTTGCTTCTCTAAAATTGCGTTAG
- a CDS encoding phytoene desaturase family protein, with product MTGHVGKVKNVENIAVIGAGIGGLCTAARLAKAGHKVTIFEASDRTGGKCRTEWIGRYAFDTGPSLLTLPAVYRDFFQRTGEVMGRVLEIEEVNPSFDYRFHDGKSVKFANLSRKKTLASIEESLGADAAAEWDRVMLQAEAMWDVSREPFIESELKSPVSLLKRPRLIRDLKTISPWKSLRGLAISNPNLAKIMDRYATYSGSDPRVAPAVLSTIAFVEEAFGAWHIKGGIGTLSEKITERCEKLGVDIQLNARVEEITLTSGRVSGVVVHGNKQNFDRVVANADAQFVYEKLLAPTNKVVKIRKQLAKQEPSLAGFSLLLGLKPSDAQPLEHHTILFPENYDLEFEAIFTSKTPVEKPTIYICAPRDPLMVKDKGHEAWFVLVNAPRHSTTGDGFDWSDENFKRQYANTIIDQIESQGIAIRNRLEVLEIRTPLDLQTSVNAPGGSIYGTSSNGARSAFARAKNRSPIKGLYLVGGSAHPGGGLPLVGLSAEMVANAILEKQPS from the coding sequence ATGACCGGCCATGTGGGAAAAGTAAAGAACGTTGAAAACATTGCGGTTATTGGCGCAGGTATCGGCGGACTCTGCACAGCAGCTCGTTTAGCAAAAGCCGGACATAAGGTCACAATCTTTGAAGCATCCGATCGCACCGGCGGTAAGTGCCGCACTGAATGGATTGGCCGCTACGCATTCGATACTGGTCCTTCACTTCTGACTCTGCCGGCTGTTTATCGCGATTTCTTCCAGCGCACAGGCGAGGTCATGGGTCGCGTTCTTGAAATTGAAGAAGTAAATCCATCTTTTGATTACCGGTTCCACGATGGCAAGTCAGTGAAGTTTGCCAACTTATCTCGCAAGAAGACGCTGGCCTCAATTGAAGAATCTCTTGGCGCAGATGCAGCAGCTGAATGGGACCGAGTGATGTTGCAGGCGGAAGCGATGTGGGATGTCTCGCGCGAACCATTTATTGAGTCAGAGCTGAAGTCGCCAGTTTCTCTACTCAAGCGCCCGCGATTGATTCGAGACCTAAAGACTATTTCACCGTGGAAATCACTGCGCGGTCTAGCTATTTCTAATCCAAACCTGGCAAAGATTATGGATCGCTATGCAACCTATAGCGGCTCTGACCCTCGCGTAGCTCCTGCAGTTCTATCAACTATTGCTTTCGTCGAAGAAGCGTTCGGTGCTTGGCATATCAAGGGCGGTATTGGCACACTCTCTGAAAAGATCACTGAGAGATGCGAAAAGCTGGGCGTAGATATTCAGCTCAACGCCCGCGTTGAAGAAATTACCCTCACATCAGGCCGTGTTTCAGGTGTTGTAGTACATGGCAATAAGCAGAACTTTGATCGCGTAGTTGCCAACGCAGATGCGCAATTTGTCTACGAGAAGTTATTGGCACCAACCAATAAGGTTGTAAAAATTCGTAAGCAACTGGCAAAACAAGAACCTTCACTTGCTGGTTTCTCGCTCCTACTTGGTCTTAAACCATCGGATGCGCAGCCACTTGAACATCACACCATCTTGTTCCCTGAAAATTACGACCTTGAATTTGAAGCAATCTTCACCAGTAAGACCCCGGTTGAGAAACCAACTATCTATATCTGCGCACCTCGCGATCCACTGATGGTTAAAGATAAAGGTCATGAGGCATGGTTTGTCTTAGTAAATGCTCCGCGCCACAGCACCACTGGTGATGGTTTTGATTGGAGCGATGAAAACTTCAAGCGCCAGTATGCAAATACGATTATCGATCAGATTGAGTCACAGGGAATCGCTATTCGAAATCGCCTAGAAGTACTTGAGATTCGCACTCCCCTAGATTTACAGACAAGTGTTAATGCACCAGGTGGTTCGATCTATGGAACTTCAAGTAACGGTGCGCGCTCTGCATTTGCTCGCGCGAAGAACCGCTCACCAATTAAGGGTCTGTACTTAGTAGGTGGATCCGCTCATCCTGGAGGCGGGCTACCTCTTGTGGGCCTCAGCGCAGAGATGGTTGCTAACGCAATTTTAGAGAAGCAACCTTCATAA
- a CDS encoding glycosyltransferase, which produces MAQFLLSFSILIFAISLINFFTIRIPKRDEEVKKAVTVLVPMRNEAENVPEFISALVSQMGVKKLKFIIINDGSTDKTAELLVTVIGSDSRFTVIDSPELRPGWLGKVSALQSGYEATTSDYIITLDADVRLEPNAIMRAITQMERLRLDFISPYPRQIAQTFSEKLIQPLLHWSWMATVILRLAEKYPRRSTAVANGQFFVVRSTALEKISGFTSVSNQILDDIELARSLIAAGFKGVVTEGSAIASTRMYGSFDEIRQGYGKSLWKAFGGRIGAVVAVAFIFITGILPVILIFNGYLTGWFIYAYIVFSREISAIRSRGNPIYAFLHPLSSALLIYLIIYSWAKRGTIQWKGRTV; this is translated from the coding sequence ATGGCTCAATTTCTTTTATCTTTTTCAATTCTCATCTTTGCAATCTCGCTCATTAACTTTTTCACAATTCGCATTCCTAAAAGGGACGAAGAGGTCAAGAAAGCTGTAACCGTCTTGGTTCCGATGCGTAACGAGGCAGAGAATGTCCCTGAATTCATTTCGGCGCTGGTTTCGCAGATGGGCGTCAAGAAGCTCAAGTTCATCATCATCAACGATGGATCTACAGATAAGACAGCCGAACTACTCGTAACTGTTATCGGCAGCGATTCACGATTTACTGTGATTGACTCCCCCGAGCTTCGCCCGGGATGGCTTGGAAAAGTATCTGCGCTGCAATCAGGTTATGAAGCGACAACTTCGGATTACATCATCACACTTGACGCGGATGTGCGCCTAGAACCCAATGCAATCATGCGCGCAATTACACAGATGGAGAGGCTGAGACTGGATTTCATCTCACCATACCCACGTCAGATTGCGCAGACTTTCTCTGAAAAGTTAATTCAGCCTCTTCTGCATTGGTCTTGGATGGCTACCGTCATTCTTCGCCTCGCTGAGAAATATCCACGTCGTTCAACCGCCGTAGCCAATGGTCAATTCTTTGTCGTGCGCTCAACTGCACTAGAAAAGATCAGTGGTTTCACATCAGTCAGCAATCAAATCCTTGATGACATCGAACTTGCACGTTCTCTGATTGCAGCTGGTTTTAAGGGCGTAGTCACTGAAGGCTCAGCAATAGCAAGCACTCGCATGTATGGATCATTTGATGAGATCCGACAGGGCTACGGAAAATCACTCTGGAAAGCTTTTGGTGGCCGTATCGGTGCTGTCGTTGCGGTGGCCTTTATCTTTATTACAGGAATCCTGCCTGTCATTCTTATCTTCAACGGCTATCTCACCGGATGGTTTATCTACGCCTACATAGTTTTCTCTCGCGAAATCAGCGCAATCCGTTCGCGCGGTAATCCGATTTACGCATTCTTGCATCCGCTTTCAAGCGCTCTGTTGATTTATCTCATCATCTACTCATGGGCTAAACGCGGAACTATCCAGTGGAAAGGTCGCACCGTATGA
- a CDS encoding carotenoid biosynthesis protein: MSIRHYNPRRRRRGGISPQARNFLFLFVGLTILLQISYPLIEGEALRLVTIATIYMGALAMVVHGHLSYGAKYSTRYLPITALFGLGIEVLGVHTGWPFGVYEYDSSLGAQLFGVPLVVPFAWVMMVHPALLAARRIAGNWVFLYGGAVLAAWDLFLDPLMVGAGRWTWEVTGAHVPFTPDIPLSNAFGWLLAGLVIVGILNLVLPKERRKEAASLAAVDALLLWTLFGGFVGNLFFFDRPGLAFFGTVIMGGLLTPYFFSSWLGNKD, from the coding sequence ATGTCAATCCGCCATTACAACCCGCGCCGTAGGCGTCGTGGCGGTATTTCTCCTCAGGCAAGAAACTTTCTCTTTCTCTTTGTTGGCTTAACAATCCTTCTTCAGATTTCATATCCGCTCATCGAGGGCGAAGCCTTGCGCTTGGTCACTATCGCAACTATCTATATGGGTGCACTCGCCATGGTTGTGCATGGACACCTCTCTTATGGAGCGAAGTATTCGACTCGCTATCTGCCCATTACCGCGCTCTTTGGATTAGGAATCGAAGTTCTCGGAGTTCATACAGGATGGCCATTTGGAGTCTATGAATATGACTCATCCCTTGGCGCACAACTCTTCGGAGTTCCACTTGTTGTTCCTTTTGCTTGGGTGATGATGGTTCATCCTGCGCTCTTAGCTGCACGACGTATCGCAGGTAATTGGGTATTTCTCTACGGAGGCGCAGTTCTTGCAGCATGGGATCTCTTCCTCGATCCACTGATGGTCGGCGCTGGTCGTTGGACATGGGAAGTAACTGGCGCGCACGTTCCATTTACTCCAGATATTCCACTATCGAATGCCTTTGGTTGGTTACTTGCAGGTTTAGTCATTGTCGGAATTCTCAATCTTGTTCTACCGAAAGAGCGACGCAAGGAAGCAGCTTCCCTTGCGGCAGTTGATGCACTTCTTCTCTGGACTCTCTTTGGCGGATTCGTCGGCAACCTCTTCTTCTTCGATCGCCCCGGACTCGCATTCTTCGGCACAGTGATTATGGGTGGACTACTTACTCCGTACTTCTTCTCAAGCTGGCTCGGCAACAAAGATTAA
- a CDS encoding aquaporin, with protein MLRKKLFAEFLGTAVLVATVVGSGIMATNLSPDLGIDLLINTVATVFVLYILITLLAPISSAHFNPLVSAIAFFRKELTAAHAIAFFVVQILGGSLGAIIANLMFEHPAIDPSQNVREGVNLLLGEVVASAGLIFIIFVAVKQGIDKKIPRLVAAWIGAAYFFTSSTSFANPAVTIARSLTDSFSGINFSSVPAFIGAQIVGAALGYAGFKYLTTKAKSGK; from the coding sequence ATGCTGCGCAAGAAGTTATTCGCTGAGTTTCTAGGAACAGCTGTTCTTGTGGCCACCGTTGTTGGCTCAGGCATCATGGCAACTAACCTCAGCCCAGACCTTGGCATCGACCTTCTTATCAATACCGTTGCAACAGTCTTCGTTCTCTACATTCTCATTACTCTCTTAGCCCCAATCAGCAGCGCCCACTTCAACCCATTGGTCAGTGCAATCGCGTTCTTCCGTAAAGAGCTAACAGCAGCTCATGCAATTGCATTCTTTGTTGTGCAGATCCTTGGTGGATCACTTGGCGCAATCATCGCCAACCTCATGTTTGAACACCCTGCTATTGATCCTTCGCAGAATGTAAGAGAAGGAGTCAACCTTCTTCTCGGAGAAGTGGTTGCATCTGCGGGCCTTATCTTCATCATCTTTGTAGCAGTGAAGCAGGGAATAGATAAGAAGATCCCACGCCTCGTTGCTGCGTGGATCGGCGCTGCCTACTTCTTTACTTCATCCACTTCCTTTGCCAATCCAGCTGTCACGATTGCACGAAGCCTGACTGATTCTTTCTCAGGCATCAATTTCTCATCAGTTCCTGCATTTATCGGCGCGCAAATCGTAGGCGCAGCCCTTGGTTATGCAGGATTCAAATACCTCACCACTAAAGCAAAGTCAGGAAAGTAA
- a CDS encoding arsenate reductase ArsC: MSQPTVLFVCVHNAGRSQMAAGFMRELGQGRVEVLSAGSAPKDSINPIAVEAMAEVGIDIANNTPKVLTTEAVQESDAVITMGCGDVCPFYPGKRYEDWVLDDPAGQGIEPVRVIRDEIKSRVEKLLAELLA; encoded by the coding sequence ATGAGCCAACCAACCGTTCTCTTCGTCTGTGTTCACAATGCCGGTCGCTCACAGATGGCAGCAGGCTTTATGCGCGAACTCGGACAGGGTCGCGTTGAAGTTCTCTCTGCAGGCTCTGCTCCTAAGGATTCAATAAACCCCATTGCAGTTGAAGCAATGGCTGAAGTTGGAATCGATATCGCCAACAACACTCCAAAAGTATTAACAACCGAAGCAGTTCAAGAATCAGATGCTGTCATCACTATGGGCTGTGGCGATGTCTGCCCGTTCTACCCAGGTAAGCGTTATGAAGATTGGGTTCTAGATGATCCTGCAGGACAGGGGATTGAACCTGTTCGCGTAATTCGTGATGAGATTAAGTCGCGCGTAGAAAAGTTACTCGCTGAACTTCTTGCCTAA
- a CDS encoding YbaK/EbsC family protein has product MDGILEKAAVKRFKEAADSLGVKGEINILAETARTAIDAANGLGIEVGQIASSLIFRLPSGNPLLIITSGRHRVDTDLVSKNLNIPELGRADANYVKEVSGYSVGGVSPIGWISTPEITLIDEALNDYDVVWAASGHPHAVYPTSYSELIACTGATPMVVGD; this is encoded by the coding sequence ATGGATGGAATTCTCGAAAAGGCTGCAGTTAAACGTTTCAAAGAGGCCGCAGATTCACTTGGTGTCAAAGGTGAAATCAATATCCTTGCAGAAACTGCGCGCACTGCAATCGATGCAGCTAACGGCCTTGGTATTGAAGTCGGTCAGATTGCATCATCACTCATCTTCAGACTTCCATCAGGAAATCCGTTACTGATTATCACAAGTGGTCGCCACAGAGTTGATACAGACCTTGTTTCAAAGAACCTCAACATTCCAGAACTCGGTCGCGCCGATGCCAACTACGTCAAAGAAGTTTCCGGCTACTCCGTTGGTGGCGTATCCCCTATCGGCTGGATCTCAACACCAGAAATCACGTTGATCGACGAAGCGCTCAATGATTACGACGTTGTGTGGGCTGCATCAGGACATCCGCACGCGGTTTACCCAACAAGCTACTCAGAACTCATTGCCTGCACAGGTGCAACGCCTATGGTTGTTGGAGATTAG
- a CDS encoding MFS transporter, producing the protein MSQTLTPFQHGIRARNALWAIFFFMGVVSMGWVPRIPEIKEAIGLTNSQLGMVFIGSTIGAVLGAQFAGRAIHTFGTKKVVSGAVLVMPVGLIGMGSATTFTQLFLALFVMGFGYANLDITGNTVAVEVENLVDRKWMVSFHGCWSVGAFATTVLGGSIAHAVDPRENLIGVGIVSILFFIPLSRYMLPPDLDNHKGDDKDSSAKIPLFAKETAPLWWMGFGMLGGLIAEGSASDWGALLLKDSMGIGKGLNAAAFASFSLAMIIARFSGDWALTKFGPAAVVRIGGFGGAIIWGSAIAIAVPLSDSHPLPAFIIINIGFAAAGLGIGPMFPAFILAASRIPGIAPGVAIARVGVTGIAGYFIGPTITGFLADIFSLPVAMFYPVALLGMAGFFSRVIKV; encoded by the coding sequence ATGTCACAGACTTTGACCCCGTTCCAGCATGGAATCAGAGCCCGTAATGCGCTTTGGGCAATCTTCTTCTTTATGGGAGTTGTCTCGATGGGGTGGGTGCCACGTATCCCTGAGATCAAAGAGGCGATTGGCCTGACCAACTCTCAGCTGGGAATGGTCTTTATCGGAAGCACGATTGGTGCAGTTCTTGGTGCGCAGTTTGCAGGACGTGCGATTCATACCTTTGGAACAAAGAAAGTTGTTTCTGGTGCAGTACTTGTAATGCCTGTGGGACTGATCGGGATGGGAAGTGCAACTACTTTCACTCAGCTCTTCTTGGCTTTATTCGTTATGGGATTCGGCTATGCCAACCTCGATATCACAGGCAATACCGTGGCAGTCGAAGTTGAAAACTTGGTTGATCGCAAGTGGATGGTTTCATTCCACGGATGCTGGAGCGTTGGTGCATTTGCAACAACAGTGCTGGGCGGATCAATTGCTCATGCTGTAGATCCACGTGAGAACTTGATTGGCGTTGGAATAGTTTCGATTCTCTTCTTTATTCCACTCTCTCGCTACATGTTGCCGCCAGATCTTGATAACCATAAAGGTGACGATAAAGATTCATCAGCAAAGATTCCGCTCTTTGCAAAAGAAACAGCTCCACTGTGGTGGATGGGCTTTGGAATGCTCGGTGGTTTGATTGCAGAAGGATCAGCCAGCGATTGGGGCGCACTTCTTCTTAAAGACAGCATGGGTATTGGCAAGGGACTTAACGCGGCAGCATTTGCCTCGTTCTCACTTGCGATGATCATCGCTCGCTTCTCAGGAGACTGGGCGCTGACAAAGTTTGGACCGGCAGCTGTTGTCCGTATCGGAGGTTTTGGTGGAGCAATCATCTGGGGAAGTGCGATTGCAATTGCAGTTCCGCTTTCAGATTCACATCCACTCCCAGCATTTATTATTATCAATATTGGCTTTGCAGCTGCCGGTTTAGGTATCGGACCAATGTTTCCTGCATTTATCTTGGCAGCTAGTCGCATTCCTGGAATCGCACCTGGTGTAGCAATTGCGCGTGTAGGAGTGACTGGTATTGCTGGTTACTTTATTGGACCAACAATTACAGGATTCCTTGCAGATATCTTCTCGTTGCCGGTGGCGATGTTCTATCCGGTTGCGCTCTTAGGTATGGCTGGTTTCTTCTCGCGCGTAATTAAGGTTTAA
- a CDS encoding sulfite exporter TauE/SafE family protein yields MEILGALLAGSFIGAVLGFIGAGGAMLSVPILMYLFDFEPKLATTAALAVVFLAALSGLVPKARMKQILYRDAFVISGIGLITNIGFALIAEHIPDSVITTGFAAVLLLAGFSMLRPPRLEEHKRMPLHILILMSLLIGSMTGLFGIGGGFLAIPVLVLFFGTPQAIAAGTSLLIIALNSLISFIGHHALWADVQWHIPIFMAGAAIVIAQIASHYSGKSSPVALRKAFAYLLFAVSFFTLAKTWL; encoded by the coding sequence ATGGAAATCCTCGGCGCTCTGCTTGCTGGTTCATTTATCGGTGCCGTCCTTGGATTTATCGGAGCAGGCGGTGCCATGCTCTCGGTACCAATCTTGATGTATCTCTTTGACTTCGAACCCAAGCTTGCAACTACCGCAGCTTTGGCTGTTGTCTTTCTTGCAGCGCTATCAGGGCTTGTTCCGAAAGCTCGCATGAAGCAGATTCTCTATCGCGATGCCTTTGTTATTTCAGGCATTGGCCTCATCACCAATATCGGTTTCGCTCTCATCGCCGAACACATTCCCGATAGCGTGATCACCACAGGTTTTGCAGCCGTTCTCCTTTTAGCCGGCTTTTCCATGCTGCGCCCACCAAGACTTGAAGAACATAAGCGCATGCCTCTTCACATTCTCATTCTGATGTCACTTCTGATCGGATCAATGACAGGGCTCTTCGGAATTGGCGGTGGTTTCTTAGCTATTCCCGTTCTTGTTCTCTTCTTCGGAACTCCTCAAGCAATTGCGGCAGGAACATCGCTACTGATCATTGCCCTTAACTCTTTAATTTCATTTATCGGCCACCACGCACTGTGGGCTGATGTGCAATGGCATATCCCAATCTTTATGGCAGGTGCCGCAATTGTGATTGCGCAGATTGCTTCGCACTATTCAGGAAAGTCATCCCCTGTTGCGCTACGTAAAGCCTTTGCTTATTTACTCTTCGCAGTTTCGTTCTTTACTCTTGCAAAGACCTGGCTTTAA
- a CDS encoding DoxX family protein: MNAVLLVGRILFAFIFITSGITHFAKLEAMTGYAKYKKLPAAKFGVLISGLFFLLGGVYIAIGLWVDLGALLLAITLILAAVIFHNFWKETDATAKQNEMIAFNKNIALAGAALILFALIAFGSLTEFGPSVGSLNFFDF, encoded by the coding sequence TTGAACGCAGTTCTACTCGTAGGCCGAATCCTTTTCGCCTTCATCTTCATCACATCAGGTATCACTCACTTCGCAAAGCTTGAAGCGATGACAGGTTACGCAAAGTACAAGAAGCTCCCAGCTGCAAAGTTTGGTGTTCTTATCTCAGGCCTCTTCTTCCTACTCGGTGGCGTCTATATCGCTATCGGTCTCTGGGTTGACCTTGGTGCACTTCTCTTGGCTATCACTCTTATCCTCGCAGCAGTCATCTTCCACAACTTCTGGAAAGAAACTGATGCAACAGCTAAGCAGAACGAGATGATCGCATTTAACAAGAACATCGCACTTGCTGGCGCAGCTCTTATCCTCTTTGCACTCATCGCATTCGGATCACTCACAGAGTTCGGTCCAAGCGTTGGAAGCCTGAACTTCTTCGATTTCTAA
- a CDS encoding DUF6504 family protein, whose amino-acid sequence MSAQSVPAQVIPAHEVVSDGGLTPIEFTFKGRRFRIHAVLSRWCEAGGWWNRISDGKFRPDDQARALWTVEAAPIGALTTFQLERDETTGQWIIRAI is encoded by the coding sequence ATGTCAGCACAATCTGTACCAGCTCAAGTAATACCAGCACACGAAGTCGTATCTGATGGCGGCCTTACGCCAATTGAGTTCACCTTTAAAGGACGACGCTTTCGCATCCATGCAGTCTTATCGCGATGGTGCGAGGCCGGGGGATGGTGGAACCGCATTAGCGATGGCAAGTTCCGCCCCGACGATCAAGCGCGTGCTTTATGGACTGTCGAAGCAGCGCCTATCGGTGCGCTCACCACATTCCAACTCGAACGCGATGAGACAACGGGTCAATGGATTATTAGGGCCATCTAA